A genomic window from Patescibacteria group bacterium includes:
- a CDS encoding host-nuclease inhibitor Gam family protein, protein MALVFIHDLSKEVFHMGTTRQKVEKAFSRMAGMLKRLAKYVEEIGKEGEVIRSIKKEYDKQITQLHKEGQGKISPHEKRREKLFNDLLRLALPNWKGLVNKGKETIELSTGVIQSRLAALPKVTVLDEEKAVRALERKGFRDCVRVIKEVDKEMIQKKPGAAKGIKWISMERSRTITVKPVKGVVLTRSLDKMSEKV, encoded by the coding sequence ATGGCGCTAGTATTCATACATGATCTTTCAAAAGAGGTGTTTCATATGGGAACAACAAGGCAGAAGGTAGAGAAAGCGTTTTCTCGGATGGCCGGCATGCTTAAGCGGTTGGCAAAATATGTGGAGGAGATCGGAAAAGAAGGAGAAGTAATCCGTTCCATCAAAAAAGAGTACGACAAACAAATCACACAGTTGCACAAAGAAGGGCAGGGGAAGATCAGTCCGCATGAAAAAAGGCGGGAAAAATTGTTTAATGATCTGCTTCGTCTCGCGCTTCCCAACTGGAAAGGACTCGTGAACAAAGGAAAGGAAACGATCGAGCTTTCCACCGGAGTAATCCAGAGCCGATTGGCGGCGCTTCCTAAAGTGACAGTGCTTGATGAGGAGAAGGCGGTCAGAGCACTTGAACGAAAAGGATTTCGTGACTGCGTGCGTGTCATCAAAGAAGTTGATAAAGAGATGATACAGAAAAAGCCTGGTGCCGCGAAAGGCATTAAGTGGATCTCAATGGAGCGCTCCCGCACCATCACAGTCAAACCCGTCAAAGGGGTCGTGTTGACCCGTTCTCTGGATAAAATGTCAGAGAAAGTGTAG
- a CDS encoding DUF559 domain-containing protein has product MQSHITKIAYELGTALREKGIKLELEHWDGHKHVDIFIPSAGLCIEVDGAQHYTNADQILRDLERAHYSDDDGQRTMHIPNEIVTTHFKKVVDAIAKTVSIRHEEISNGEIA; this is encoded by the coding sequence ATGCAATCTCACATCACAAAAATAGCATACGAACTTGGCACAGCCCTACGTGAAAAAGGTATTAAGCTTGAGCTTGAACATTGGGATGGACACAAACACGTGGACATTTTCATACCAAGCGCCGGGCTATGCATTGAGGTAGACGGGGCACAACACTACACTAACGCAGATCAAATACTTCGGGATCTTGAGCGTGCACATTATTCGGATGATGATGGGCAACGAACTATGCACATCCCTAACGAAATCGTGACAACACATTTTAAAAAGGTTGTGGATGCTATAGCTAAGACAGTCTCGATCCGCCACGAGGAGATATCAAACGGCGAGATAGCGTAG
- a CDS encoding DNA-3-methyladenine glycosylase: protein MRKVLSEKFFARDALLVAEELLGKFLVRKYGEREEAHMITEVEAYDGHLDRASHASRGKTERNKPMWGSPGRFYVYLVYGMHNMLNIVTGPKDYPAAVLIRGVEGLRGPGTLTKALRVDRTLNNKKADKKTGLWVEDRGVMIQKKDIKKGPRVGVRYAGPVWSKKPYRFLFKG from the coding sequence ATGAGAAAAGTATTGAGTGAAAAATTCTTTGCGCGGGATGCGCTTCTCGTGGCCGAAGAGCTTCTCGGAAAATTCTTGGTGCGGAAGTATGGGGAGAGGGAAGAAGCGCACATGATCACCGAAGTGGAAGCGTATGACGGACACTTAGACAGAGCAAGTCATGCAAGTAGGGGGAAAACAGAGCGCAACAAGCCCATGTGGGGGTCGCCAGGACGCTTTTATGTGTATCTCGTCTATGGCATGCATAACATGCTTAATATCGTAACAGGACCGAAAGATTACCCCGCGGCGGTGCTCATTCGTGGCGTGGAGGGGCTCCGCGGGCCCGGTACATTAACAAAAGCATTGCGAGTTGATAGAACGTTGAATAATAAAAAAGCGGATAAAAAAACGGGACTCTGGGTTGAAGACAGGGGAGTGATGATACAAAAGAAAGATATCAAAAAAGGCCCACGCGTCGGTGTGCGTTACGCGGGGCCGGTATGGAGCAAAAAACCTTATCGATTTCTTTTTAAGGGGTGA
- the truB gene encoding tRNA pseudouridine(55) synthase TruB: MNSQQRNILLIDKPKGITSFDVIRALRKKLGMIKMGHAGTLDPLATGLMLVGVGEGTKELGGLLGLPKTYEAEVLLGVKTETGDLEGATMEETAVSEINEGEVKKVLAGMVGTLLLPVPKYSAVKRGGEPLYKKARRGEHVEVPIKEMAVYSLKLLTHAPFDNKYVLGIELEVGSGVYVRSIAEEIGRRLGVPATIKELRRTKIGKYCVEDAEKI, from the coding sequence ATGAACAGCCAGCAAAGAAACATTTTATTGATCGATAAGCCGAAGGGTATCACCTCGTTTGACGTCATACGCGCTTTGCGCAAGAAATTAGGAATGATCAAGATGGGTCATGCCGGCACGTTAGATCCTTTGGCAACGGGGCTCATGCTCGTGGGCGTGGGCGAGGGGACCAAAGAACTTGGAGGTCTCCTCGGCTTGCCGAAGACCTATGAAGCAGAGGTGCTCCTTGGCGTGAAGACCGAAACGGGCGATTTGGAAGGGGCAACGATGGAAGAAACTGCCGTTTCGGAGATAAACGAAGGAGAGGTGAAAAAAGTACTTGCGGGAATGGTGGGGACTCTCTTGCTTCCCGTACCGAAATATTCTGCCGTGAAGCGCGGCGGTGAGCCGCTCTACAAAAAAGCGCGGAGAGGCGAGCATGTGGAAGTTCCCATCAAAGAGATGGCAGTTTATTCTTTGAAACTCCTTACGCACGCGCCGTTTGATAATAAATATGTGCTTGGCATAGAACTTGAGGTAGGCAGCGGAGTCTATGTACGGTCAATTGCCGAAGAGATCGGAAGACGGCTCGGAGTACCCGCGACGATCAAAGAACTGCGCCGCACGAAGATCGGAAAATATTGCGTGGAAGACGCGGAGAAAATATGA
- the mraZ gene encoding division/cell wall cluster transcriptional repressor MraZ, protein MLIGEYIHTLDPKKRLSLPAKFRKEVGKKVVITRGLDKCLFIYPLKQWEKISAKLAELSMGKADSRGFNRFILAGAVETEVDVAGRVLIPDFLKAFAHLHNKVVVAGVHNRIEVWDEKSWNTYTVRVEKQADELAEKLGEIGVL, encoded by the coding sequence ATGCTCATAGGCGAATACATACACACGCTTGATCCAAAAAAAAGGCTTTCGCTTCCCGCTAAATTTCGCAAAGAGGTAGGGAAAAAAGTCGTTATTACGCGCGGTTTGGACAAGTGTCTGTTTATCTACCCCTTGAAGCAATGGGAAAAGATCTCAGCAAAGCTCGCGGAGCTTTCCATGGGAAAGGCGGACAGCAGGGGATTCAATCGCTTTATTCTTGCAGGTGCCGTTGAAACAGAAGTGGATGTTGCTGGACGAGTGCTCATTCCGGATTTTCTAAAGGCGTTTGCGCATTTGCACAATAAGGTCGTTGTGGCGGGTGTGCATAATCGCATTGAAGTATGGGATGAGAAGTCTTGGAACACCTACACTGTGCGGGTTGAAAAACAGGCTGACGAGTTGGCTGAAAAGTTAGGGGAGATCGGAGTTCTGTAA
- a CDS encoding sugar phosphate nucleotidyltransferase — MYLQNDVIGIVLAGGRGNRLLPLTAVRAKPSVPFGGKWIIADLALWSLYNSGIRTIKVLAQYISQPLIQHVQRSWPLRPHGEPHVEVVPAQMRVHDDWYRGTADAVYQNLDLICRNSGCFPLTAIFAADHIFKIDVGQMREFHDKKRSQFTVCVKEMPTEDASGKFGVLIVDEEDRVIGFEEKPEKPKEISGKPGYCYASMGNYLADSLLLKEALEKDARDESSSHDFGNDVIPELIRGGVAMFAYNFAHNTVPGQEGPYWVDVGTVKSYWGANMDLVGPWPLLNLYSEEWPILPHPDSLPPAKYASGGNYEHMLVGGGCIIDGASISKSVLGRKVRVFHNAEIEESILFSGVTIGEDVRMRKVIIDESNHIPNGTRIGFSEEEDKANGLKVKDGITIVPYNFSFTKK, encoded by the coding sequence ATGTACCTGCAGAATGATGTTATCGGCATTGTACTTGCCGGCGGACGGGGGAATCGGTTATTGCCACTCACCGCGGTGCGTGCAAAGCCTTCCGTGCCGTTTGGCGGGAAGTGGATCATCGCGGACCTCGCGTTATGGAGTCTCTATAATTCCGGGATCAGGACCATTAAGGTTCTCGCGCAATATATTTCGCAACCGTTGATCCAGCATGTGCAAAGGAGTTGGCCGCTTCGTCCGCATGGCGAACCGCACGTAGAGGTTGTTCCCGCTCAAATGCGCGTACATGACGACTGGTATCGCGGGACCGCGGATGCGGTGTATCAAAATCTGGACCTCATTTGCAGAAACAGCGGATGCTTTCCGCTTACCGCTATCTTTGCGGCTGACCATATCTTTAAGATCGATGTGGGGCAAATGCGTGAGTTCCATGATAAAAAACGCTCTCAGTTCACGGTGTGCGTCAAGGAGATGCCGACAGAGGATGCCTCCGGTAAATTCGGTGTTCTTATCGTTGATGAGGAGGACCGCGTCATCGGTTTTGAGGAAAAGCCGGAAAAGCCAAAAGAGATATCAGGGAAGCCGGGCTACTGCTATGCGTCCATGGGCAATTATCTGGCAGACTCGCTCCTTCTTAAGGAGGCACTGGAAAAAGATGCCCGTGATGAATCTTCAAGTCATGATTTCGGGAACGATGTGATCCCCGAATTGATCCGTGGTGGCGTGGCGATGTTTGCGTATAATTTCGCACACAACACCGTGCCGGGACAAGAAGGGCCGTACTGGGTTGATGTAGGAACCGTCAAATCTTACTGGGGAGCAAACATGGACCTTGTGGGACCATGGCCGTTACTCAATCTGTATTCGGAGGAATGGCCTATCTTGCCGCACCCCGATAGTCTGCCGCCTGCAAAGTATGCGAGCGGGGGGAACTATGAACATATGCTCGTAGGGGGAGGATGCATCATTGATGGCGCAAGCATAAGCAAGTCTGTGCTTGGAAGAAAAGTTCGTGTTTTTCACAACGCTGAGATCGAGGAATCCATTCTTTTTTCGGGAGTAACTATCGGAGAGGACGTGCGCATGAGGAAGGTGATCATTGATGAAAGCAATCATATTCCGAACGGCACGCGCATTGGTTTTTCGGAGGAGGAAGACAAAGCGAACGGTCTCAAGGTAAAAGACGGCATCACGATAGTTCCGTACAATTTTTCTTTCACGAAAAAATAG
- a CDS encoding GIY-YIG nuclease family protein, translated as MPQVITTILLDDNPNGVKIAELSNWKGQIFIIPRNHLNSVRDRAEMNQAGIYFLFGDGEDRPLVYIGQSENCASRLTYHDRDREDEQWNTAIVFTGGLHGTYIKYLESIAVKTATNANRYEVINRTAPTENQLTEAQKITADEFFKKIKFLVTFFGFQLFQSVRELSSDKVTYHLKADGADAKAQLLDDGSLNVLKGSLARIRETEAFFGWSKAARKKFLEDGTLVDNEDGISYKFTKDAVFNSPTAAAATVTGRPINGWTAWKDESGKTLDENIRK; from the coding sequence ATGCCACAAGTAATAACAACAATACTGTTAGATGACAATCCGAATGGTGTAAAAATAGCAGAACTTTCTAATTGGAAAGGTCAGATATTTATCATTCCGAGGAATCATCTCAATTCCGTCCGAGACAGAGCAGAGATGAATCAGGCGGGAATATATTTTCTCTTTGGAGATGGAGAGGACCGCCCCCTTGTATATATTGGTCAATCTGAAAACTGTGCTTCAAGACTCACTTACCATGACAGAGATCGAGAAGACGAACAATGGAATACAGCTATAGTGTTCACGGGCGGCTTGCATGGCACATATATTAAATATTTAGAAAGCATTGCTGTTAAGACCGCAACAAATGCAAATAGATATGAAGTGATTAACCGCACAGCCCCAACGGAGAATCAATTAACAGAAGCGCAAAAAATTACTGCAGATGAGTTTTTTAAGAAAATAAAATTTCTAGTTACGTTTTTTGGATTTCAATTATTTCAATCTGTTAGAGAATTATCTTCTGATAAGGTTACCTATCATTTAAAAGCGGATGGCGCTGACGCAAAAGCCCAGCTTTTGGATGATGGGAGCCTCAATGTACTTAAAGGCTCTCTTGCGCGAATTAGAGAAACGGAAGCATTTTTCGGTTGGTCAAAAGCAGCTCGAAAGAAATTTCTTGAAGATGGCACACTTGTAGATAATGAGGATGGAATTTCTTATAAGTTCACAAAAGATGCTGTGTTCAATAGTCCCACTGCCGCAGCCGCAACAGTAACTGGCCGACCGATAAACGGCTGGACGGCATGGAAAGATGAAAGCGGAAAAACATTAGATGAAAATATAAGAAAGTAA
- the murF gene encoding UDP-N-acetylmuramoyl-tripeptide--D-alanyl-D-alanine ligase — translation MIKRILKNIIVRILELEARLVLKKYKPKIIAATGNVGKTSTKDAIYVMLSRAYHVRKSEKSFNSELGVPLTILGCESGWNSPRLWMSNILEGLALIFLKNHYPKWLILEVGADRPGDILRITKWLSPDMVVVTHIGEVPVHVEFFKSVKEVVAEKSHLVRALKEGGLLFLNADDEQVLSMKEHSRGKVFTFGTSEKATMRATNEQILYDQDGKPAGVTFKINYGESSVPVRLQGTAGFSYAYAVSAALLIGVSEGFNLLSAVEWIQEYETPPGRLKIIGGINRTSILDDSYNASPAAMDAALSTLAAVETKGRKIAVLGDMMELGKHSTDEHKKVGALAAGICDILVTVGMRAQTIAEEAHAKKMGKRDIFLFDDAREAGVALRGIVAEGDVILVKGSQSMRMERVVEELMAHPEDKRRLLVRQETEWLER, via the coding sequence ATGATCAAACGCATATTAAAAAATATCATCGTGCGGATACTGGAGCTTGAAGCGCGGCTTGTGCTTAAGAAATATAAACCCAAAATAATTGCGGCAACCGGCAATGTGGGCAAGACGTCCACGAAGGATGCTATCTACGTGATGCTAAGCAGGGCTTACCATGTTCGCAAAAGCGAAAAGAGCTTCAATAGCGAATTAGGAGTACCGCTTACTATCTTAGGATGCGAAAGCGGATGGAACAGTCCTCGCCTATGGATGTCAAACATTCTTGAAGGGCTCGCGCTCATCTTCCTCAAGAACCACTATCCCAAATGGCTCATACTTGAAGTCGGGGCGGACCGGCCGGGCGATATTTTGCGCATTACCAAGTGGCTCTCTCCCGACATGGTGGTGGTCACGCATATTGGCGAAGTGCCGGTGCATGTTGAGTTCTTCAAGTCCGTCAAGGAGGTGGTGGCGGAAAAAAGCCATCTCGTTCGCGCCCTTAAAGAAGGCGGACTTCTCTTCCTAAACGCCGATGACGAGCAGGTGCTTTCCATGAAAGAGCACTCGCGCGGAAAGGTCTTCACGTTCGGCACGAGCGAGAAGGCGACGATGCGGGCAACTAATGAGCAAATTCTCTATGACCAAGACGGCAAACCCGCAGGCGTGACATTCAAGATCAACTATGGAGAGAGCAGTGTGCCGGTACGTCTGCAGGGGACAGCGGGTTTTAGCTATGCCTACGCGGTTTCTGCGGCGCTCTTGATCGGCGTGTCGGAGGGTTTCAATCTGCTTTCGGCAGTGGAGTGGATACAAGAATATGAAACGCCGCCGGGACGTTTGAAGATCATAGGGGGTATCAATCGCACGAGCATCTTAGATGACAGCTACAACGCTTCTCCCGCGGCGATGGACGCGGCTTTAAGCACGCTCGCGGCCGTAGAGACGAAAGGAAGAAAGATCGCCGTGCTCGGGGATATGATGGAACTGGGAAAACATTCCACCGATGAACACAAAAAAGTAGGCGCGCTTGCGGCGGGTATTTGCGACATACTTGTAACGGTCGGCATGCGCGCTCAAACGATAGCCGAGGAAGCGCACGCGAAGAAAATGGGGAAGCGTGACATCTTCTTGTTTGATGATGCGAGGGAAGCAGGGGTTGCCTTGAGAGGCATCGTTGCAGAAGGGGATGTTATCTTGGTAAAAGGATCGCAGTCAATGCGCATGGAGCGTGTCGTGGAGGAATTGATGGCGCACCCGGAAGACAAACGCCGACTGCTCGTTCGCCAGGAGACAGAGTGGCTGGAGCGATAA
- a CDS encoding DUF3135 domain-containing protein, protein MKALYKITVSSRYDYLFKLYKADPKEFERHTRAMIEAQIQGASPHLQLKLRALQSLLFAELSHYKHPVARMNRMVELFWNKAIELQSALNGSLPKPAEKSKGHNAKVIALFKKE, encoded by the coding sequence ATGAAAGCTCTCTACAAGATCACTGTCAGTTCGCGTTATGACTACTTGTTCAAACTCTACAAAGCTGATCCGAAGGAGTTTGAACGGCATACCCGGGCAATGATAGAAGCACAGATACAGGGAGCGTCTCCCCATCTGCAATTAAAGTTGCGCGCTCTGCAGTCCCTACTCTTCGCTGAACTTTCCCACTACAAACATCCCGTCGCGCGGATGAACCGCATGGTGGAATTGTTCTGGAACAAGGCTATTGAACTTCAAAGCGCGCTCAACGGTTCTTTACCTAAACCAGCAGAGAAGTCTAAAGGGCACAACGCAAAAGTCATTGCACTTTTCAAGAAAGAGTAG
- a CDS encoding GatB/YqeY domain-containing protein — protein sequence MTIHEQIKEELKDAMRARDAVRLTTLRGLLTGFTNELVASKKKPDEILSDEEAIAVIKRAVKQRKDSILQFEKGGRPELAESEKKELAILETYLPATMSKEDIRRAAEAKKAELGMSDPTKKGIFMGTLMKELKDKADGADVKEVVDELFA from the coding sequence ATGACAATACATGAACAAATCAAAGAAGAACTGAAGGATGCCATGCGAGCGCGGGACGCGGTGCGCCTCACCACTCTGCGAGGACTTTTGACCGGTTTTACCAACGAGTTGGTAGCCAGCAAAAAAAAGCCCGACGAGATACTTTCCGATGAAGAGGCGATCGCCGTTATCAAGCGCGCCGTCAAACAGCGCAAAGACTCTATTCTACAATTTGAAAAAGGAGGGCGTCCGGAACTTGCCGAATCGGAAAAGAAAGAGCTCGCGATATTGGAAACCTATCTTCCGGCGACCATGAGCAAGGAAGACATTCGTCGCGCGGCGGAAGCGAAAAAAGCCGAACTCGGCATGAGCGATCCGACAAAGAAGGGCATATTCATGGGAACCCTGATGAAGGAACTCAAAGACAAAGCGGATGGAGCCGACGTTAAAGAAGTGGTTGACGAGCTATTCGCATAA
- a CDS encoding penicillin-binding protein 2 codes for MKAETTPRIHILFFLMLLFAIVLVGRLFFLQIVHGQAYQEMADSQYVTSVSNIYERGSIFFQDRRGQLVSAATLKSGYIISINPSIIENSEEAYEKIQKIIPLDKESFFVKAAKKEDPYEELARRVAEESAFAVRDLEIPGVSIQKEKWRFYPAGKTAAHILGFVGYSGDTLSGRYGLERYYNDILSRANENLYVNFFAEVFSNITDSILKSDNSKEGDLVLTIEYNVQLALEATLAQVMKDWSSESVGGIIINPTDGRVYAMASLPNFDPNLFQKEESLAVFGNPIAENVYEMGSIIKPLTMAAALDTGAVTARTTYNDKGYINLDGYRIANYDGEARGVVSMQEVLNQSLNTGVVFAEQKMGGEAFRSYMEAYGIGKETGIEVPNETKGLTDNLKSGREVEYATASFGQGIAMSPIATARALSTLANGGLLIEPYLVDRIDYKNGGSKKTYPDEGTRVLKKETSEEITRMLVKVVDEALLGGTVALPHYSVAAKTGTAQIADPKQGGYYDDRYLHSFFGYFPAYNPQFLIFLYNVNPKEVRYASQTLTSPFIDITKFLINYYEVPPDR; via the coding sequence ATGAAAGCTGAAACTACACCGCGCATTCATATACTATTTTTTTTAATGCTACTCTTTGCGATAGTCCTCGTAGGGAGGCTTTTTTTTCTTCAAATCGTGCATGGGCAAGCATATCAAGAAATGGCGGACAGTCAATATGTGACGTCCGTCTCCAACATCTATGAGCGTGGGTCCATTTTTTTTCAAGATCGAAGAGGACAGCTCGTGTCTGCGGCAACGTTGAAATCGGGATATATTATTTCCATCAACCCCAGCATAATAGAAAACTCCGAGGAGGCGTACGAAAAAATACAAAAGATCATTCCTCTTGATAAAGAGTCTTTCTTCGTCAAAGCGGCAAAGAAAGAAGATCCCTACGAAGAGCTTGCTCGCCGTGTCGCAGAGGAGTCAGCTTTTGCGGTGCGCGACCTTGAGATTCCGGGCGTTTCAATCCAGAAAGAAAAGTGGCGTTTTTATCCCGCGGGGAAAACCGCCGCGCATATTTTGGGGTTTGTCGGGTACAGCGGCGACACGCTGAGCGGGCGCTATGGCCTTGAACGCTATTATAACGACATACTCTCGCGCGCGAACGAAAATCTCTACGTAAACTTTTTTGCCGAAGTTTTCTCCAACATCACGGATTCAATTCTCAAAAGTGATAATTCCAAGGAAGGAGATCTGGTCTTAACCATTGAGTACAATGTGCAGTTAGCGCTTGAGGCGACGCTTGCGCAAGTGATGAAAGACTGGTCTTCGGAATCCGTGGGAGGCATTATCATCAACCCAACCGACGGAAGGGTGTATGCCATGGCATCACTGCCTAATTTTGACCCCAATCTATTTCAAAAAGAGGAATCCTTGGCCGTATTCGGGAATCCTATTGCGGAAAATGTGTACGAAATGGGGTCCATCATCAAACCACTCACCATGGCGGCTGCTCTGGATACCGGCGCCGTGACCGCGCGCACCACATACAACGACAAAGGGTATATCAATTTAGACGGGTATCGGATAGCCAATTACGACGGTGAAGCGCGCGGCGTAGTGTCTATGCAGGAAGTATTAAATCAGTCGCTCAATACGGGTGTTGTGTTCGCGGAACAGAAAATGGGAGGGGAGGCCTTCCGCTCATATATGGAGGCGTATGGCATCGGCAAAGAAACCGGCATTGAAGTGCCGAATGAAACAAAAGGACTCACCGACAACTTGAAGAGCGGACGCGAAGTTGAATACGCGACTGCCTCTTTCGGGCAAGGTATCGCCATGTCGCCGATCGCAACCGCACGCGCGCTTTCCACGCTTGCAAACGGCGGATTACTTATTGAACCGTATCTCGTGGACCGCATTGATTATAAGAACGGGGGAAGCAAAAAAACCTATCCCGATGAAGGGACACGCGTACTTAAGAAAGAGACGTCCGAGGAGATCACGCGGATGCTCGTGAAGGTCGTGGACGAGGCGCTTTTGGGAGGCACGGTGGCACTGCCGCACTATAGTGTTGCCGCAAAGACGGGCACTGCGCAGATTGCGGATCCAAAACAAGGAGGTTACTATGATGATAGATATCTCCACTCATTTTTCGGCTATTTCCCCGCGTATAATCCGCAGTTCCTCATCTTTTTATATAATGTAAACCCGAAGGAGGTGCGATACGCTTCGCAAACGCTTACGAGTCCATTCATAGACATCACGAAATTTCTCATCAATTATTACGAGGTCCCGCCGGACCGATAA
- the rsmH gene encoding 16S rRNA (cytosine(1402)-N(4))-methyltransferase RsmH — protein sequence MHQSVLLHEVITYLDIKKGDAVLDGTINGGGHSKAMCELIGSKGKLIGIDQDKDALERATKALSECATPHSLIQENFRNLDRVLLSTGMKTVDKILLDLGFSSFQIETSGRGFSFQKDEPLLMTLKASPQPEDLTAEEIVNTWEEEHIADIIYGFGEERFSRRIAKGIVSAREKKRITTTGELARIIIESVPERLRSGKIHPATKTFQALRITVNDELGALTEGLEKGIRALSPGGRMAVISFHSLEDRIVKNTFRQKQKEGIVSILTKKPLTPSREEIGENKRARSAKLRVIEKL from the coding sequence ATGCACCAGTCAGTTCTTTTACACGAAGTCATCACGTATCTGGATATTAAGAAAGGAGATGCGGTTTTAGATGGAACCATAAATGGCGGCGGTCACAGCAAGGCCATGTGCGAGCTCATTGGCAGCAAAGGGAAGTTGATCGGGATCGATCAGGACAAGGACGCTTTAGAGCGGGCAACGAAAGCGCTTAGCGAATGCGCTACGCCGCACTCTCTTATTCAGGAAAATTTCAGGAACCTTGATCGGGTACTTTTAAGCACTGGTATGAAGACGGTAGACAAGATATTGCTTGACCTGGGTTTCAGCAGTTTTCAGATAGAAACGTCCGGAAGAGGGTTTTCTTTTCAGAAAGACGAGCCACTTCTCATGACCTTGAAGGCATCCCCACAACCGGAGGACCTCACCGCGGAGGAGATCGTGAACACATGGGAGGAGGAGCACATTGCGGATATCATCTACGGATTTGGTGAAGAGCGTTTTTCACGAAGGATCGCCAAAGGGATTGTATCGGCTCGGGAAAAAAAGCGCATTACCACGACAGGGGAGCTCGCACGGATCATCATTGAGAGCGTTCCCGAAAGACTACGGAGTGGGAAAATACATCCCGCCACCAAGACATTTCAGGCACTGCGCATCACGGTGAACGATGAACTGGGAGCGCTCACAGAAGGGCTCGAGAAGGGGATACGAGCGCTTTCTCCCGGAGGAAGGATGGCCGTCATTTCATTTCATAGTCTTGAAGACCGGATCGTCAAAAACACGTTCAGGCAAAAACAGAAAGAGGGAATCGTTTCCATACTTACCAAGAAGCCTCTCACCCCAAGCAGAGAAGAGATCGGAGAGAACAAGCGCGCGCGGAGCGCTAAATTGCGGGTCATAGAAAAATTATGA